gcaatctatttttcacaaacgccaatgtcaaattttcttcagataatgtctctatcgctgtaataattccatcgtaacacgaaggcaatgtgatcagtagatgagaaattttatccatctcttctatttttgcaccagctgccaacaattcacttataagttcgtcaaaaatatgaaaatggcttaatagtgacatctcactcgatagcttcagagaaagcaaacgttttcgcagcgccagttgcgacgccaaactttttcgttcataaacggcgtccaaattctcaagaatctgacgcgccgtaatgtcgcttgttgcgaaatttaaaaacgagtcgcttaggtactctattattgtactttttgcacaacgctctgcctttttccaggagtcatctacctcgttaggcattaaaccatcaactactttaagcacatcttgctcggctaaaagagccctaattctaaatttccaaatcgcgtacttctcgccatcaaacggcttaatattacgtttagccttgtccatttttcactcaaattctgagaaggaaataatttcacaagaatgtgaaaaaaaagctatttcacaagaatgtgaaaaaatgctatttcacaatttattttcacaatctttaattcacaatttaattgtttattaggcatggactgggcccataacctgttgtaatttataatttatatttcctttcttaataaataaataaatagtcaagtttatgtttgagttttatgatttatattttaagttatttcaactgcaacaccagcaccacgacctactcacagcaaaaaacgtacaagaaggaaagaaggaataaaaagagtggtattctcttacaatatgttttatggcataaaaggtgtggccattcatatcaaatataaagtagtgttgtttaacgttatttttgtaggttgaatagtatattccaacagagtttcatctcgttcgcaagTTGAGAGAGTTGGCCCCTAAGTGTCGTCACTGGTTCGGCCGCTAAAACACTCAGTGTGCACCATTTTgtcacatagccaacaagtcatttttggctAGTCGGGCTTTATAACCAGGcggcaattattttaaaagcatACGATTTAGTATCCTAAATTTCTCAATTCGAACCACTGTACAAAGACACAAATCAAAACTTGCAAGAGAGCTGTTCAAAGTACCGAAAGAGAACAGTTTGCACGCTTAGACTTTAAATTTTGTGTTGGATGTCAAGAGAGTGGGTGCccagtgcagtttatgtgcataaaaaaacaacacaaaacagCATTGCGAACAACGCAAGAAAGATAGAGTAAACAAGACACAAAGACAGAAAGACAAAAgaatttgttaatttgtttaagctcgcgcataaatcaaaacaaaattcacTCGCTAAGTGAACGgagttttaataattatgttaaaaaaatagaattatAATAAACCTCAGCTGGTTTTACAAACCCAAAAGTAAATTCGATTTGAAGCTAGACGATGCGACGGGTTCGGTTTGGTACCGCCAGTTGTCTGGCGTCTCGATCTGACcacatagttagatctacaatgatttaagattaGGAGTATGtggtttctagtgaatctgcTTGGCTACCTTACCACCTAACTAACCAAGTCGGGACTATCACATTCACCACGAATAAGCCTACATATGAAGGCTGTTGCAAGCATCGTTCTACGGTTGGCTAGGgagattaaattaattaaaattagtctactggaatacgAAGGTAACATAAGGCTTGCATCCCTACTTGGGCGCCGCAAGGCGAACAGTAAGAAGGCTCTATGGTCCGAGTTAACTACGGCTTGAGGACTCCAAATACGCGATCAATACTCAACAATCGGACGGACCACCGAAATGAATAAGGTTTCGGCCGTGtcaggatcatcaaattcttttgaccacctttttataaaaccaaacacacCACTGGCCActtgacaatagtcgaaatatggcctgaaaatgtttgttttgagtccagaagaacaccaagattaTCAACCCGTGTTTTTCTGTCCAATGAGCACATCTTTGGGTGCTATTGGGTATAATTGATCTACAAAAGTGCTGCAAATAATttgtgataacattttcaaaaagctTAGGGACAGCCGACAATTAATAGAACAGTTAGAGTAGAgacttgcacaaggcttccgcacagaatctaAGAATCATCTATGGGGGTAAGAAGGTTTGGGGCCGCCGTCTATATTCGGTTCCCAGAACTAAAATTGGGGCAGAACAAGAATTCTTCGGGTCAAGAATATCGGATTCAAAGAGGCAACAGAGCTGATTGTCAGTTCCATGGGAATGGCGGTGGGActtagagagagagagagagagatggctTCGGCCGGCATCCGAAGGCCAAGATTGTTTTCTTCCATTTCTGACGAAGCAGTGAGAcggaaaagttttttttggttggccatcgaaacgagaaaaaaattaaattatcatcGAGGCGCTGGATTCGGAATAAAGGGTAAGCGAGTGCCGGGGCAAATTCTGGTTAGATATCTCTAAAACATAATCTAAATATAATGGGTCAACTGGGTCTTGCAAGCGAACAAAGTTGAAGTCGTTTGGACTGACGCATTGGATCACCAATAGAAGTCCTGGTGGGACACCAAGACAGGGGGCCTTGAAGCCTGCATTTGTGAGGGTCGCCGTTggttttttaacatttaagaAGGAAAGTGGAACAAGCGAGAATTTTCTTTTCGTAAGTGGCATGTCTCCGtgttatttagttttttttattataaactATTTGTTTGCATAAGCCTTGAATTCCACAGGAAGATCACCCGGAAGCAAAAGTGGGTAAGTGAATTTATTTActgatttatttaataataaaaaaaggcATGCGATAAAGaagtgaaattaaattcaCATAATCGCGGTCCTGGCGCCACGGTGACGAAGGCGCCGCAATATTTTTATCGCCTAATTATTGGTGGAATCAGTGGTGGAATTGTTTTTCAAAAGGCAGAATTTTtctttgcaatttaatttgtctTTGGAATTTACAGATTGATACCGCttatttctttgtttctttttggtccgtttaatttttggctgctGGCCGTGCACtcgcacatacatatgtccGAAAGAAatgtatgtttatatttaattgatttttgaaCGGTCAAAATTGTCTTTCCACTCTAGAAGTATTTTATCTaaattaagtatttattttatgggAAATCGAAAGCTgtaaattgaaatgatttaacTTGTTTGCCTATGACTAGGAGGTATTCCCTGTGAGCCGCGGTTAGCGACCAAAGGGGCCATTCGGGATGACAACTGTTTGTGGTTTTTTGTAAAGAATGGCCAAGGTAGGGCATTACGCAACCACATTAGTAGAATGAAATTAGGTTGAGATTCCAGGACAAGACAACCACCCCAGCTGGACCTTCGCGTGTGCGTCCTGGAATATCTCACAACACCACCCTAGCCTTATGAATCGTTACAAACACAGGCAGGGACTCCGTTGGGACTTGGCGAATAgacacgctgaagatcgtaaAGCAGTGTGATATCGTTTAgtgtggggcaaaatattagatatCAACCACAGTTAAGACTTCACCTCCCTGTCTGGAGGGATgatcatatatgtatattatctTACTTATATtacattaatatatatatctgtgtCAAGGCACGATTGTGCTTGAGATCATCAGCGAAAGCCGAGGCAACAAAGAGTAGCTGTAAATTACTGTACAATGACTCGCTGCTGTTCTCAATCATTGTTAGTGCAAAATATTAACTTCGACTTTGATACCGCTTAGGcgtatggctgttcggaataaGGTAACgcaaaattttgaaaaaatacccaaaagttttttttaaatgtggcCGCGGCAGATTTTGgtggttttagggcgttaaagTGGGACTGGCAAAAAGTTTCTTGGCCAATGGATAGAAATTTTATAGGActaacaaaaatatgaaaaaaatatcaagACATTTTTTAAAAGGCGGGCGTGAAAGTTTTGTTCGGTTTGCGGGCgtttgagtgggcgtggcaacatagGTCatcaaacttgcgctgcgtctatgtttCGAGAATTTGTATGGTGAATCTTAACcctctagcttttatagttacTGGGATCTCGaggttcatacggacagacggacatggccagatcgactcggctaatGATCCTGACCAAGGATTTACTtaatatggtcggaaacgcttcatTCTGCctgctaaatacttttcaacgaacttagtaaaaaaaaaaaaaaaggatgttAAGTGGAGGTTTCGTACGTGGCTAATCCCGGCTAATATTGTATCATGAGGCGCAACTGCATCAGAACTCAACACAGCTTCGTGGTTCTTGGGACCAGAAGCAGGCCTAGCCAATGTCGTCGGCATTGATACGGACGCCGTCGAATCAGAACAGAAAACTATGCCGAAAACTATGTTCTTCTTCGCATACGTCTTACTTTTCGCCCGATTTACACACTGGCCCAATAATCTTGGCACACTTTTGTGACCTGAAGAGCTTGGACGAGTATCATTTTGCATTATTTGGAATGTGCAGCaccaacaaataaatacaaaccAATTACAAGTAACTTTAAAATCATATATTCATTTCTTGTTAGGTCGTCAGGATATTTGCTTATCCGTGAGATTGGAGAACGCTAGATATTACTAAACAGTAAATcacatttctcatagatatACGCTCGTTATTTGCATTTACGGAATTGCATTGCTGGACCATCCTAGAATTCTGAATTAGAAACGCCAGAGATCTAGGTCTTCGAATCGTACACAATCGTATACAAAACAATAATTGGATTTTTAACCTGTTGAACGACTGATCCACAACAACCCATTCAAAGGTGCGATATTGACTTTTGTGGACCAATCAGAACATCGTAAGACAGGGTCGTCCTAGAAAgtggcatttaaatgtgtttatttGATTGATAACCAAATAAATTTACATCAAAGCGGTTTCAAATGCGTAGGCCAAAGCATTTGCCGCAGCGCTGAAGACAGTGCTTATGCGTTCGCCGCCCACAGACATCTACTGTGACAACGGAAATAAATTTCTTTGGAGAATCACCTGGGGAACAATTCTACTCTAGAGACTATCGCGACGTATTAGTTTTATCTTCATAGAAATCCTTACTTTGGAGGCCTCTGGGAAGCGGCGGAAGTGACTTTACGAAACCTGACAGCGTCAGGCGCGAAAACAAAACTGAGGAAGTCTTTAGGATACAATTTAATATCCTCACCAATAAACTACATACAGTAGactgaaaatacaaaaacctACCCCTTTAAGTGGTTACAACATTAGTTAAACCACGAATGAGGATCTCTAATGGCTAGCTAGTGAAAACTTTGTAATCATATGATACATTATATGATATATCAAATTAAAGCAGATAACAAATTTAAAGGAGACCTACTTTATCTGCCTTTCTTTATAGACAAAGTTAACGAACTGGACATTACCCTACAACTGTGAATGCAACGCAAAAAACGggaaaaaaattagaaatttaaaaattgttcaaaactgTGGGCAAGACCGGTTTGGTCGTTTTGTAGGTGAAAACAGGGTCGTTTGGTATACAgataaaaattggcaagacaaacaataaaacgaaaataaacaaaaaatttaccagtcaaaatatttgtcaaatATGATATTTTAACAACTCTTAActtaaaacaaaagagaatgcTTAGGTCGACTTTCCAGAATATCAGATAAGGAGGGCGTGGGCACATTTTTTCCGGTATACCAAGGAAAATACAACGAGGAAAAATCACattaaaaaaagttttaaatatgTGGGTGTTGCAGTTTTAGGGCGGTAGAATAGaatacatacttttcaacgaatctagtacaATAATATGAAACAGAAAGCTAGGTAAGAAATCCATTTTGAAATACAGGACCTTTAGAACAAAAAGACAAAAAGCACTTGCACTTATAGGGGATCATTAATCTGTAAAGCGcgaatgaatatttaaaaaaaaagatataaatTCTATCTCGTCAATACAGGAAAACTGATAATTCTGcttttataattaaaagcaaTAGTGAAGTTGACGAAAATACCACTGACgagaaaataacaaataagTTCTATTCCCATAACTTCAGAAAACGGTTATTTACTTCTGAACACAGTGAAATACCTCTTAGCTGTCAACATCATATgatgaaaatatatcaaaagaATATCAcatatcaaaaatattatgatgatgatgatgacaaaaaataattaaaagattaaaataataaaaaattctattataaaataatattcttaAAACACAAAGAAGGAGATGCCTTATGCATTAATAGATATTAACGGAAGTGATAAGTAGATAATAAGATAATAAATTGTGTAGGTCCCATTCAGCATATTTTaacaattaataattttaattattttcaatttcaaagtTAACCTTTCAGTGGCGATTATGAACAATCACAAACTCTTCAGAGCGTCATTTGTAGTTTTCATATGTTGAATTGCCATCTCTTTTCTGGTGGTAAAGTAGCGTTAATGTACCAGAATTTACTTGCATTTTACTCActacaatttataaaaacgAATACATCTTCATTTTGTGCTAAACCAATTTATCCACTGTGACAACCCCTCATTACCAAAAAGATACATTCTCGTTTGGTGCCATGTTGATCGCTAGTTCTACAAGTTTAGACTTTCTAGTGTTGTAGTTTGCCATTTTAGGTACAAACCTTTAGGTACTCGTTAATCGTTGGGTAAAAGAGTATACTATATTCGTTGAAAAGAATGCAGCAGGTAAAAAGATGCGTTTTTGACCGTAAAATATCCCAAAACGTGTTGGACACGCGCACTTAAGCGccttttgaaataattaacattttttcattttcggaATTTCTTGCTCACACACCCACTGTGTGACGGGAACTGTAACTGATAGATCGGAATAAAAGCTGAtagattaattaaattgattacCTAAAAATATTACCTTACAAATAATTGCTACTTACATTGTTTTAAAAACAGACGTAAAGTGAACCATATGCACTTCTGAAAAAGTTGATGGGGCATCTGGTGGGCAGACAGCACAGTTCTGGGTTTGAGCTTTAATAAGCGTGGGGTTATCTCTTTTAAGTACGTCATATGGATATATAATTCTCCGAGATGTTCAACATCTGAGTTCGCCCATCGTCGACGCCAAATATAAGGCAGGGCAATAATGCCATAAAAAATAGGGCCGGAGAAAATTATCGTAAGGATTAGATGGGGCCAGATGTCTTGCTTAAACGGGCGCATAATCGCCAGGGCCTCATTAAGGCGTCTGGGAGCGTGTGTAGCAAACGCTCCTGAATCAGCCAGTGTGAAAAAAGAGAACTCGATGGCCTTCCGCCGTTCCCAGCTTAGACCGACATCTCCCAAAAAAAAGTCAGCTTGCTGCTGAGCCATAATATCTAAATTTAACTGTTTAAGAAAAGGTTAAAGACCACTTACTCCACTTTGCAGCAATCCAATGCCCCCTGTGAAACTGTCGTTCGAATCCTTGCCATCTTCTGACCTCATTGAGCCCTGGGTTCGACCGGGTGCTTCGATATACTTAAACCGAAAGTTCATATGCTTAGATAGCAGCATGAGTAGGCGGTGATCGCGGCCACCAGTGACCCGAACCTTTCTCTTCTCTATGCTGTCTAGGCTGTTAAACTCCTCGTCCTCTTCGAAGCTGTTATTGCAATACGTTACCCAAAACCACGGCGGAGACTGCAATCAAATATAGCATAGATTAGGACCTGCATTGGTGTTTCAAGCCACAAAGCGTTACATGAAATACGGGCACCCGAAAGGTACGACCTTTAAAGTTGGCGTACACGGATAATGCAGTCGGGAGGAGGGGAATTCGTTGCAGACCAAGGTTATCGCCGTCGTACCAATTAACCAACTGTAGCTGACTGTCGCTACAGGGTCTAGCCTGGTTGTAGTAAATGCGGAAGGCCTTCTTGCGAGGACGAGTTACGACTACCACTCGAAGCGGCTCTCTAAAACGAATTACACGGGAGCTGGGTGGCCAGCGTGCTCCCcaatagaaaataaataggCTTAAGCGATGTCCGAGATGTCGATCGTGGAGGCTATTCAACAGCTGGTTGGGCTCGTCCAAAATCAGGCTGATGCACTCGTTTGCACCTTGAAGGTTTTCCTCAATGTGTTGAAAAAAGAGCTCCGTCTGGCTGAATACCACCGACTTGTAGTTACTGCGATGAAGACGCTGCAGAAAATCGTCAAGATAAACGTTGCGCTCTTTCTGGCAAACTCCATCAGATAGAGCGAGGCTTGGTAGCGCCAATATGGCAAGAGAAGATTGTTGCAAGCCTCTTACAATTTGGGTGAGCGCTAGGAGCCAAAGGCTATGAAAACTTTTTGCTTAGAAAAAATGAGTATACCTTGTGTACAAACCTATTGCAGTGTCTGACTCATCGTTACCAATAAAAGTCAGCCTTGTGCTGTTTAGCAATCCCAAAAGGTAGGGCAGCAGGCCCAATGCCAGAAACTTATGCATCTTGAATCATCGGACCAGGGCTATGCTCCTTTTTTATATACTCCTTTTGACAATTATTTGGTGTCCAATTATGGCATCAACTTCTATATATCAAATGTCAAACGTCTCAAAGGAGCATTTCGATGTACGGTACTGACAACTCGGACAGCTTGAAAAGCTATTAAGAGTGCACATGGCTaaaaatcgattttattttagaCTGTAAGAAAGCGGgttaaaataaaactattgtTAATAGCACTAAGTTTCGTACTTTTTTTTACTAGTTTTGCTTACAAAAATTAAGTAAGAATAACAAAATACAATCGTCTAAAATTAaagatttataatttttcaatactgaaatttataattataaccTTTGGACATACATAGTGACGTGCCCAAACCTGCCAATTCAATCATTTGGCAGGACCATAAACAATAGAGTATTTAATTGCTTTCAGTACTGTCCAATTCTGCGATGTATGTGTTCTTATAAACAATTGCAACGGCACTTATCGACTATTGTAAACATCTTAAAGCCTTACACATGTAAGCAGTTTTGCGTGCTGTCTCTGAAGCAGCGCCAACTGTAGCATCCAAGtgcaatgctctcccaaaatACACTAACATATTTGTATGACAATTTTACATACCTTAAACTACAATAGTATACCCTTAccagtcaaaaaaaaaaaaatattgtacaCGGCTTCTTTCTCACGGAACACCGACCATTTTTTTAACAACAAAGAATTTTATGAGAAGTATTATATGTAATGCATTTAGTTGTATTAAATTAAGAAACAGGAAATTTGTCGATTGctcatatttttaaaatcatgCATATTTGGGTACAAGCCGAAACTATGTTTTGTCTACACACACAAAGTTTCTACAGAAATACTATAATCTTTTACTTTTgtaaaggaaatataaattgaatttgtttataacTGTGAAAACTTTTATCTTTCGGAGAAGGAGATGTTGTTTCCAGAAAGGCGCCTAATCGAATAGTTATTTAGACCTATCGATAAGAGAGCCAGGTATTGTATTCGATTGGACttaatagatagatagatagatcgAGTGTAGCCTTGACACAGTTGCAAGAGGAGGTTTCGCGACGGATGTGTAAAGATGAATAAGAATAACACGCGccaaggaaaataaaaaaaggtaAGCTTGGTGGTAAAAGCGATCGTAAAGAACTAATAGAAAAGATTGATGCATTTACCAAATATTGTATGTTTATCTATATCACACTTTCACATTCAGTGCAGCAACTTCTGTAATGGCGTTAAAATCTTTGATTTCGTTATTCGGAGTCCATATTCGTATTGTGGCTGATCAGGGAAGGAGTTTTACAGGTCCTAAGTTTGCTGAATTTTGCTCTTTACAAAAGATTAAACTGCATTTAATTGCAACTGGAGCATGTCGTGGTAATGACCAGGTTGACAGGGTTATGAGCACATTGAAAAATGTACTTACAGCTGTTAAAACAAGTTTTCGATCGTTCCAAGAGGCACTAGCTGACGTGCAATTAGCCAATAAGTGTACTGTTAAAAAGATAACTAAATCGAGTTCTATAGAATTATTAATGGGAAAGGTTGCTCGCTCTTTAGGCCTTGTCCTTATGTAGGTTTCggatatatgtagatataaatTTCGCTGAGATAAGAATCCAAGCTTTGGAGAATATTGAAAAAGCAGGAATCAACAGAAAAGTTTTGATAGAGGCAGAGCGAAACTAGTAAAATTTAGTGTTACAGATTTTGTAAGGGGACAATGGTTACTGTCAACCAAGAATGTGGCGTTTCGATCGGCCTTTTCACATCCAGGCGTCATAGAGTACAGTCAAGTTATACCCTAAGTTATATAAGTAAACGTAAAAAAACGGGAAATTGTCTTGCttagctattgagctttttcaatagctgttgcgaataataaatagccgaagaaagtttgtttattttacgatactgtttattttgcgaattgtttacggcagctagggccgacaaagagctatatcgaatgcacaattttagtctcttccgacagacgaagaagtggcaattggcgggacagacagccgaaaaacgcagcgcccaagcttaacgtaggtagataacaaaaGGAACAAGGACtgagcgccgtacagataaatgcgtgcgaaAACAGCGGTTTGCACTATGTGCAacgcaactgctaccactgactacttcagcttacaatattaaagagtatcagattagtctactgcacagttttggcggctgcatgacccaacaGTCTATTAGCAGCCTGGGATTCTGGAAATGAAAAGTAGCGCAAGGTGGTAAAACCTAAGCTTCAGCTTGACGCTTAATTGtgactttaaaataaattttatgttttaaataaaaaaactgTTGACTGACCGTGACATAAACTCTCAAGACTTCTGAAGGGGCCGCcctacaaaaaaaaggaaggaataattttatttgcaaggCAGCAACTCCAAAGGTATGGAGGGCGAAATGATCTCACAATCAACCGAGAAAGGAAGAAGTGCTTCAAACCCCCTATTAGTAATTCTCTTAACTTTTGGCAAAAATTTGTTCGTTCCTTTAAAATTAGCTCGtcttatttctttttcttatttcttgtccaatttctttttaaatttgtaatgattACGCGGCGCGAAAGAAGTATCAAAGAGCTACCCTATTAGTCGACGAGCTCAGCCAGAGAATATTCGCGTGAGCGATTCCTTCGAGGAACATCCAGTCCAGAACATCCTTTGTTGAATGTTTATCataagaaatataataaaaaatggagtatgaaataatttaattgatgaATACTAAAAGGGgtgtttttagaaattttatgttaaaaaataaaagtatttgaGTTAAAACACCCAAACAATAAGAATTCAAAGAATGAATTAAGTTGAAATAAGATTTATTGTATTAAGATGAATAATGATTAAGATTATGTTAATGAAAAAAACAGATTGATTGAATAAGCAATTACTATAACTAAAATATAGCCTGTAGCACGTATACGAGGGCGTCAAATTTATCAGAATGACCGTGTCGGAGAAGGAGATGTTGTTTTAAAAAAGACCCTTTATTGAAGAAATATTTAGACATATCGATATCGAAATCGGATTTCATAAAGTTAtgtaaagtttttattttatattactTGTTTAATAACCATGTACATGTGTAGAATGTATGGAATATAGTATATAAAAGTATAGAAGTGTATCTTTTCTTACACTATAAATTATAAGAAATGCAAGCGAATTTTTTACGAAACATGTAACGCgcaaaaattttgaaaaatgttttgaagtCTTAAGGTTAATATTTTCAGTGCCAGTATGCCAAAAACAGGACActataaaacaattttaacatataaagaaaaaatcgGGAAAACATAAGTGGCtataatatattgtatttattaaattaatttaaatgaatcaCCAACTCTATATTTGTAACGTGTTCTGTTTGGTTATGCAAACAAAATGTGAAACTTGCTCATTTGCCTTCTGCATAGCAAAGTTAGTTAGAAATTGAGTGTTGATCACACGTGTTGTGATGCACTTTAACTCCTAATTGGTTCGGTATACATTACAGCCCTAtgtggcaaaatatattgaaataaaactgaaatattaattgaaacattaacTTCACCGTGTTTATAAATTGCCACACCACTTCTCCAAGTCAATGAAATAGCTCATTGCCTCGATAtttggtgaccccgacgtgACATTTCTTTATCGTGAACTCAAAAACAGTTTATCTAATTTCGGTGCACTTTGTGTGGCTGTACTTTTCGCCCTAGCTACTTTTCGTTTATCGCAAGCATTTTCGCATAGCGGCAGTTGCAGCCGTTTCGCTTGCTATCGTTCCGTGTTCGGTTTCTTTGCTTACGCACATAAGCATTCAGTATAACCCGTCTCGCTCGCCTCCGTCTTCGGTTTCCTTTATTGCCTACCGCCAAAT
The sequence above is a segment of the Drosophila melanogaster chromosome 2L genome. Coding sequences within it:
- the Ir40a gene encoding ionotropic receptor 40a, isoform F, which gives rise to MHKFLALGLLPYLLGLLNSTRLTFIGNDESDTAIALTQIVRGLQQSSLAILALPSLALSDGVCQKERNVYLDDFLQRLHRSNYKSVVFSQTELFFQHIEENLQGANECISLILDEPNQLLNSLHDRHLGHRLSLFIFYWGARWPPSSRVIRFREPLRVVVVTRPRKKAFRIYYNQARPCSDSQLQLVNWYDGDNLGLQRIPLLPTALSVYANFKGRTFRVPVFHSPPWFWVTYCNNSFEEDEEFNSLDSIEKRKVRVTGGRDHRLLMLLSKHMNFRFKYIEAPGRTQGSMRSEDGKDSNDSFTGGIGLLQSGQADFFLGDVGLSWERRKAIEFSFFTLADSGAFATHAPRRLNEALAIMRPFKQDIWPHLILTIIFSGPIFYGIIALPYIWRRRWANSDVEHLGELYIHMTYLKEITPRLLKLKPRTVLSAHQMPHQLFQKCIWFTLRLFLKQSCNELHNGYRAKFLTIVYWIAATYVLADVYSAQLTSQFARPAREPPINTLQRLQAAMIHDGYRLYVEKESSSLEMLENGTELFRQLYALMRQQVINDPQGFFIDSVEAGIKLIAEGGEDKAVLGGRETLFFNVQQYGSNNFQLSQKLYTRYSAVAVQIGCPFLGSLNNVLMQLFESGILDKMTAAEYAKQYQEVEATRIYKGSVQAKNSEAYSRTESYDSTVISPLNLRMLQGAFIALGVGSLAAGVILLLEIVFIKLDQARLWMLCSRLQWIRYDRKV